A window of Nicotiana tabacum cultivar K326 chromosome 24, ASM71507v2, whole genome shotgun sequence contains these coding sequences:
- the LOC107793893 gene encoding uncharacterized protein LOC107793893, producing the protein MCKKFTRIEFKHIPRIQNEYSFHVDDDLDGKSWYYNIKRFLRTREYTESATNGEKRPLKRLANHFFLNAEVLYRRTPDLGLLRCVDVAEETRLLEEIHSGTCGPHMNGFTLSKKILRARYIWMTMESDRIRYMKKCH; encoded by the coding sequence ATGTGCAAGAAGTTCACAAGGATAGAGTTCAAACACATTCCCAGGATCCAGAATGAGTACTCATTCCATGTAGATGACGATCTGGACGGCAAGTCATGGTACTACAACATCAAAAGGTTCCTTAGAACAAGAGAGTACACAGAGAGTGCCACCAACGGTGAGAAGCGACCACTTAAAAGGCTAGCCAATCACTTTTTCCTTAATGCGGaagtcctgtataggaggaccccAGACTTGGGTCTGTTAAGATGTGTAGATGTTGCTGAAGAAACCAGATTGCTAGAAGAAATACATTCAGGGAcatgtggacctcacatgaatggctTCACCTTATCCAAGAAGATTTTAAGAGCCAGATAcatttggatgaccatggaaagtgATAGAATCCGTTATATGAAGAAGTGTCACTAG